The sequence GCGGGCAGCGCTTACGGTGCTGAAAAATACTGGCAGCCTGCTATGCAGGACCCCGGTGCGCTACAAATGAAATATGTGAAAGAGCTGCTATTGTCAAAACCTTATTTGGAAAGAATTCCCGATCAATCGCTGGTGGCTGATAATGGTGAATGGTATGAAAGGGTAGTGGCTTCGCGCGGTAATAACTATGCTTTGTTGTATACCTATACCGGTAATAAGTTTAAAGTAGTAATGGGAAAGATCAGTGGCGCCAAAGTGCGGGCTTACTGGTTTAATCCTAAAGATGGTACTACACAGCCTGCCGGTACCACAGATAATACCGGCGTGAAAGAATTTGATCCGCCGGGCGGGAAAAAGGAGGGGAATGACTGGGTGCTGATATTGGAGGGAGCTAGTGGTAAGTAGCAAGTGGCTAGTGGGGATAGTCCACTCGCTACTCGCCATTTACCACTAGCTGTTTAATTGAATTGCATGAAGAACTATCTATACATACTTGGTTTGCTCCTGGCTTCCTGTGGTACACAGAAAGAAGTATATATGTTCACCTCCTTCCATGAGCCGGCCAATGAAGGGCTGCGCTTCCTGTACAGCCAGGATGGTTATCACTGGAAGGAGGCGGGTAAAACATTCCTGAAACCGGAGACCGGACTGCAAAAGGTGATGCGCGATCCTTCTATCGCTCAGGGACCCGACGGTACCTTTCATCTCGTGTGGACCAGTAGCTGGCGGGGAGATAAAGGGTTTGGTTATGCATCTTCCAAAGACCTGGTGCACTGGAGTGAGCAACGTTTCATCCCGGTGATGGAAACAGAACCTTCCACGGTGAATGTATGGGCGCCTGAATTGTTTTATGATGCGGACAGTAAACAGTTTATCATCATCTGGGCATCGGCCATACCGGGCCGGTTCGACCGGGGTATTGAAGAAGACAGCAATAACCACCGCCTATATGTGACTGCCACGCCTGATTTTAAAACATTCAGTCCCACCAAACTTTTCCTTGATCCCGGTTTCAGTGTGATTGATGCGGTGATCGTAAAGAAAGCTGATCATGACTATGTACTGGTGCTGAAAGACAATACCCGTCCCAACAGGAATATTAAAGTAGCCTATGGCAGCAGTGCCCTGGGTCCCTATACCAACGTGACGGCTGCTTTTACAGATTCCTTTACCGAAGGGCCGTCTGTAGTAAAGACAGGTAAGGAATGGCTGATCTATTTTGATACCTACCGCGAGAAGAAATATGATGCTGTGAAAACTACCGACTTTAAAACCTTCACGCCGCTGAAGGAGGAGATCAGTGTGCCGGAAGGACATAAACATGGAACGATATTCAAAGTGAAGCAGCAAGTGCTGAAGAAAATATTGCATTAATTATGATCACAAAACATAAGCTACTGTTGCTGTTATTGATGGGTTGCGCTGTGGCAGGCCAGGCGCAGCAGGATACGGTGCGTTATACCGGCAGTACGCTGGTGAAGGTGGATTACCATGATGGCCGGTTGCCGTTGGCAATGGGCGTGCACAATATACAGGTAGTGCGGGCGCACCGCGACCTGAAAGAAGCCAGGCATAGCTTTGGCTGGACCTATAACCATGCGCCCATGCTGGCTTACTGGAATAATACATTTTACCTGGAATACCTCAGCAACCCGGTGGGCGAGCATGTGCCTCCGGGACAAACCTTGCTGGTGACCTCCAAAGATGGCTATC comes from Paraflavitalea devenefica and encodes:
- a CDS encoding glycoside hydrolase family 43 protein, whose product is MKNYLYILGLLLASCGTQKEVYMFTSFHEPANEGLRFLYSQDGYHWKEAGKTFLKPETGLQKVMRDPSIAQGPDGTFHLVWTSSWRGDKGFGYASSKDLVHWSEQRFIPVMETEPSTVNVWAPELFYDADSKQFIIIWASAIPGRFDRGIEEDSNNHRLYVTATPDFKTFSPTKLFLDPGFSVIDAVIVKKADHDYVLVLKDNTRPNRNIKVAYGSSALGPYTNVTAAFTDSFTEGPSVVKTGKEWLIYFDTYREKKYDAVKTTDFKTFTPLKEEISVPEGHKHGTIFKVKQQVLKKILH